A portion of the Malania oleifera isolate guangnan ecotype guangnan chromosome 3, ASM2987363v1, whole genome shotgun sequence genome contains these proteins:
- the LOC131151277 gene encoding uncharacterized protein LOC131151277, which translates to MTGKARHWWRLVRLQEDQRLVPAILTWSHFKEIFFDRYFPTTTRDAKAEEFLNLTQGHLTVQQYATKFVELSRCAPYMVPDKTTILETSLQRSAEMLNQRKRPMPPSFQAGTSQGPQRRDNNNVGQRQEMGNRAGQENPSHPTCPKCNKRHRRKCRVGIYTCYWCIRPRHIA; encoded by the exons ATGACTGGGAAGGCCAGACATTGGTGGAGATTAGTGAGGCTACAAGAAGATCAGAGGCTAGTACCTGCAATCCTGACTTGGAGCCattttaaagaaatcttctttgatcgATACTTCCCCACTACCACCAGAGATGCTAAGGCGGAGGAATTCTTGAACTTGACTCAGGGGCATttgacagtccagcagtatgcaactAAATTTGTGGAGTTGTCCCGCTGCGCTCCATATATGGTTCCAG ATAAAACCACTATATTGGAGACTAGTCTGCAGAGGAGTGCGGAGATGCTAAatcagaggaagagacccatgcCTCCTAGTTTTCAAGCTGGTACAAGTCAAGGTCCACAAAGGAGAGATAACAACAATGTGGGCCAAAGACAGGAAATGGGAAATCGAGCTGGACAGGAAAATCCATCACACCCTACTTGTCCTAAATGTAACAAAAGGCATAGGAGGAAATGCCGAGTTGGAATATATACATGTTATTGGTGCATTAGACCTAGGCACATTGCGTGA